AAAGCAGCTTGTCGCCTACGTCAAGCGCAAATTTGCTGTTATTGACGAGCACCGGCAGGAAATCATCGACATTGTGGCCCAGTACGCCGTCAGAACGGACGACGACAGCCTGATGGAAAGCGTCAGCGCGCAGATTTCCGTACTTCTCGACCGTATCGAGCGGGACATGGAGAGCGCCGACGACCTCACGCGGGCCATGAACAACATGTTCGATGCCGTGAACCGCTACAATGCCAGCGAATTCAACGCTCTGACGAAAAGCCTGTTTGGGTTCCCGCTGCGCGTGCCGGTATCGCAAATATCGCACGCTGACAGCGCGGGCCGGTACCGAGCGGACGCTACGCTTGACGATGACATCTCAACTCTAAAAATGGCATGGGTACGCCAAAATTTAGCCCTCATCAAGAGCATTGACGCCGATACCATGCGTCGCATTGAGGACAAGATGATGGAACGCATCATTGCCAACGTCAGCATGGGCGACCTGACAAAGTACCTCATCAAAGATATTCGGGATATTGCCGGCGTAGAAGTAAACCGGGCGACGCTGATCGGCGTTGACCAAGTAGGGAAACTCAACGGCAGACTAACGCAGTACCGGCAAGAACGCGCTGGGATTTCCGAATATCAATGGGAAACGGCCCTAGATTCCCGCGTACGGCCTTCACACCGGCCGCGGCAGGGAAAGATATATAAATGGTCAAACCCGCCGCCAGACGGGCACCCAGGCTATCCTATCCGGTGCCGGTGCGTAGCCCTGCCGGTCATTGATTTGGGAAACATACCGATTCTTCCGAAAAAAGGGAGTTATCAAAACGTCAACACTTCCACAAACAGCTCAACATCAGGTATAATAAATATAAAAGAAAAGCTTCGTAAGAGCACTTCAAAGCTTCAAGCGACGATGCCAGAGGTTGAGTATAATGAATATTTGGACACAGTCGCAAATAATGAGGTAGTACGTTCATTGTATTTAAAATATGCGGATAAGATAGATGGCATTGTTAGAAAGCAATATGGTGGTGTATATAGCCCTAGTTCAAACACATTAGAATATAGTTTCGAACAAGATGAATATATAGAAAGTGGCATAAATAAATATTCTACGCTGGCACATGAGTATAGCCATTTCTTTGATCGCCAAATTTCAAATTCAAAAATTCATTTTACAGAAATAGAAACTA
This region of Megasphaera stantonii genomic DNA includes:
- a CDS encoding minor capsid protein; the protein is MKVVAKRKWRYPMSLERQYAKQLVAYVKRKFAVIDEHRQEIIDIVAQYAVRTDDDSLMESVSAQISVLLDRIERDMESADDLTRAMNNMFDAVNRYNASEFNALTKSLFGFPLRVPVSQISHADSAGRYRADATLDDDISTLKMAWVRQNLALIKSIDADTMRRIEDKMMERIIANVSMGDLTKYLIKDIRDIAGVEVNRATLIGVDQVGKLNGRLTQYRQERAGISEYQWETALDSRVRPSHRPRQGKIYKWSNPPPDGHPGYPIRCRCVALPVIDLGNIPILPKKGSYQNVNTSTNSSTSGIINIKEKLRKSTSKLQATMPEVEYNEYLDTVANNEVVRSLYLKYADKIDGIVRKQYGGVYSPSSNTLEYSFEQDEYIESGINKYSTLAHEYSHFFDRQISNSKIHFTEIETIKHELASDEPWVGIFLNGRFPHKASFSDEFLKALRLDKEELRKKSYEEICDELRPHDASAGVQDAYDGFFIDRRIGWGHGENYYNRIYKLIKQYKLHNKLKKVYKDMGLDAKNLTKVKEQCRIYDAASEAWANILSAVTNGGQELEYVKKYLPNGYQAALDILKEE